From the Conexivisphaerales archaeon genome, the window CTTCCAGGATTTCAGGATTGAAAAGGAGAACCTGATAGGGGAAGAGGGAAGAGGATTCTACGTTGCGATGGAAGGATTTAACTGTGCAAGGATACTTGTGGCAGCTGCATGCGTAGGTGCTGCTAGGTGGCTTCTCGAAAGAGGTGCAGAGTGGGTGAAGCAGAGGGAAGCGTTTGGAAGAAAGATATCAAATTTCCAAAGTATCTCCTTCATGCTCTCTGAACTTTATGGTAAATACGAAGCAGCCAGGATGATGGTCTATAGAGCTGCAAGGCTCTTCGATAAGGTTTATGCCGACAAAGCAGCAGGCTACAGGCTGAGCGACCTGAACGGTCCTGTAGCTATGGCCAAGATGTGGGGGCCTGAAGTGTCTGTAGAAATAGCACAGGAGGTTATGAGATGGTTCGGAGCAGTAAGCTTCACCAGGGAGCATCCTGTACACAGGTCTCTGCTCGGGCTTCTGTCTTATGTCATAGGTGCAGAGGGATCGCAGAATATAATGAAGTACATAGCATCCAGAGAGCTGCTCGGCGGAGAGTATGTAAAATAGCAAGGCGGAATAGAACAGGTTAGAATGAAATGAAATGAAATGAAACAAAATAAAATAAAAAATAGCGCTTACTGGTATGTTGACTGTGCCTGTTCTCTCAGGAACTGGGGGAGATAGAACTGCCCACCAGCGCCCTTTCCCGTCGAACCACTGTGCTTCCATCCAACGAAGGGTTGCACCCCAACCATGGCACCTGTTGTTGCTCCTACAACCCTGTTTGCGTAGACAACACCAGCCTGTATGTGGTCAAAGAAGTAACTGACCTCCTTTTCATCTTCACTGAATATTGCACCCGTCAGGCCATACTCTACTGAGTTTGCAACCTCCAGCGCCTGCTGCAGATTGTCGACTGTAATCACGGTGAGGAATGGAACGAAAAGCTCTTCGTAGTTCAGCCTGTGACTTGGTGGTAGAGAATCGACTATTGTTGGCCTGACGTAGTAACCGTATGGCATCACTTCGTCTCCCTTCTCCTCCCTTGCTCCACCTGTCAGTATCCTGCCATCCTTCTTCGCATCCTCAACTGCCCTCGAATATTTCATGAATGCTGCCTCGTTGATTACAGGGCCAAGGAATGTCTCCTTCTTCCTCGGGTCACCCAGCCTGAGGCCAGAAGTGAACTTCAGCAGCTTCTCTAGCATCTTTTCCTTTACAGACCTGAAAACTATCAGCCTGGATGTTGCACTGCACTTCTGTCCTGAAAACCCGAATGCGCCCCTAGCGACTCCTTCAGCTGCCTTATCGAGATTTGCCTTATCAGTCACTATCGCAGCGTTCTTTCCTCCCATCTCCGCTATAAACGGCTTTGGGCCCTTGGCGCTGAAATCCAGGTAGCCTTTTGCACCTACCGCATAGGAACCTGTGAAAGCTATTCCCATAACGTCCTTATGCTCTATTATCGGTTGACCAGCTGATGCCCCTGAGCCCGTTATGACATTCAGCACTCCATCGGGAAGTCCGGCTTCACTGAGTATATCGTACAGGTAGAAAGCAAGCAGGGGTGAATCTGTTGCAGGCTTCAGCACGACTGTATTGCCAGTAACAAGAGCACCAGTTGTCATTCCGCACGTTATTGCCAGTGGAAAATTGAATGGAGATATTACCCCCCATACACCGTAAGGCTTCATGACAGACCTTACCCTTTCTCCTGGGAGCACTCCCTTGATCTCCCTTTCGTAGCCGTTATTCCTGACAATCTCTTCAGAGTAATACCTCAGATAGTCTATGGCTTCATCTACATCTCCTACAGCTTCATACCTGTTCTTGCCATTGTCCAGAGTCATCGCAGCTGCAAGCTCATACTTCCTCTTCGACATTATGTCAGCAGCTTTCTGCATTATGTCAGCCCTCTTTCTGTAGCTCATAGATGACCAGTCTTCGAACGAATCCTTGGCTGCTTTGACTGCACTTTCCACGTCCTGGCTCTCTGCTAGCTGAATGTACCTGACAACCAGCCTGCTGTCGATCGGCGATTTCTTTGCGTATTCCTTTAATGCCTTCACCTCCTTACCTCCTATGTAAAGAGGCAAGTGCTGGCCCAACGTCTTTTCAAACTCTGACAGAGCTTCTTCATACCTGGTGTGAAATTCCTCCTCCTTTCCTCTCTCCTTTAGAGTGATGTAGGTCGCTTCACTCTTAAAAGTCAAAAATACTCCTCCCTGCTAATCGACAAAAGAACGCAATATATGTTTAATGCTTTAATCGAAAGATGTCAGCTGTCAGAATAGAGGTAAAATTCGTACGGATGGGGTCTCATCTGAACCTGCTTTGACTCTGAAATAGCTCTTTCCACTATCACATCTATCAGGTCATCTGTGAATACAGGCTTCAGGTATTCTCTGTCACTCTTCAACTCTTGAATGGCTTCCATCAGGCTGCCTGGCAACTCTTTGACACCCATCTCCCTCCTTCTCTCCTCTGATAGATGGTAGATGTTCTCATCCACGGGAGAGCCGCAGTCTATCTTCTTCTGGATACCATCAATACCTGCCATGAGCACGGCTGAAAAAGCCAGATATGGATTGCAGCTAGGGTCAGGGGCTCTGAACTCAATCCTCTTTGCTTCAGGGTTTCCTCTCTTGTAGACAGGCACCCTGACTATTGCACTTCTGTTACCCCTGCTCCACGCAACATAGGTCGGTGCTTCGAACCCTGGTACCAGCCTCCTGTAGGAGTTGACTGTGGGGGCAACTATGGAGCAGAGACTCCTGCTGTGTTCAAGCAGCCCTCCTACAAAGTACCTGGCCAGCTGACTGATTTCTGCGTATTCATCGTCAGGGTCATAGAAGAGGTTCATCTGCTGCAGAAGCTCCTGGCCTGCTGGGTCATCTTCAGACCACAGGCTCACATGTATGTGCATACCTGAGCCGTTATCCATAGCCAGAGGCTTTGGCATCATAGTTGCCACTTTTCCATGCCTGACGGCAACGTTCTTGGCAACATATTTCAGCGTTGAAACACCGTCAGCCGTGTTGGTCAAGGTGTCTCGCCTTATGTTGATTTCAACCTGTCCAGCGGTTGCAACTTCATGATGGTGCGCTTCAACTGGCAGGTGGAAGTGTTCGAAGAGAAGTGAAGAGACCTCATTCCTGTAGTCAAGTAGTGTATCCTGAGGTGTTGCTGGATAGTAGCCTTCCTTGAACCTGATCGGGTAGGCTCCCTCGCTGCTCCAAGCTGCCTCCTTCGAGTTTATCGAATAGGATTGGCCTTTGTAGGGCTGAAGGACGTCAAAGGTCAGACTGTCAAATACGAAGAACTCCACCTCTGGACCCCACAATGAAAACGAGAACCCCTTCTGCTTCAGGTAGGCTTCTGCCTTCTGGGAAATCGACCTTGGGTCGCGGGAAAACCTTCCTCTTCCCAGGTTGAGGTATATGTCTCCTATCATTCTGGCCATCGGTCTGCTCGGGTCAGACCAGGGTATCATCGCAAAGGTATTCGGGTCAGGCTTGATTATCATGTCTGAGTCCTGTATATCAGTAAATCCTCTGAGGCTTGAACCATCAACCTTGTCAAAACCTTCGTGCATGTCTTCTTCAGCTATCTGGTAGGCTGGTATGGTTACATGGTTGAGTTTTCCAGGCACATCCACCATCTGCATATCCACGTACTGTATCCCCTTTGCTTTTATTTCGTCAATAACCTGACTCGCAGTCATCCTGAACTGCATGAACTTGCCATTGTTCAATATGTACGGTATCTATATCACCACTTTGATAGTCTAGCCGCATAAATGTGTGTAAATATAAAGGTTTTGCCTGGTTAGCTGTACAAATGTTCAGGTATGCGTTTCTGTTGTGTCCAGTCAGTCAGATTCAGATGAGGCGAAAGTCCTCCTTGGGACTGTTCAGAACCACATGAGTATTGGTTCTCTCCACGTTGGGTAGAGACAGTATTTTCTTGGTAAAGTTGCTAAGCTCCTCCCTGCTTTTAAATTTGGCTATAACCATGACGTCTGTTGAGCCTGTTATGTCATAGACTGCACAAACCTGCTCCCACTGTGCTATCTGTTGCTCTGTTTCGAGAAGTTTCCCCTTCGATACAGTCACTTCTGTCACTGCAGTCAGCACATACCCCAGCTTTTCATGGTCAAGTATTACTGTGTATGCCTTGATTATACCTTTCGACTCAAGCCACTTCGTCCTAGCTCTTACAGTTCCTACTGCAAGGCCTAGCTTCTCTGCAATCTTGTGAAAACTCTGCCTCGAATCTATCAGATACTCCTTGAGTATGCTTATGTCTGTCTCGTCTACAGTCTCCTTTACCGGCATAAACATCAAGCATCAGTATACACATTAAGAGTTTAAATACACACTGCTCTGTTCTCTTTTTCAGGCCTGCAGTCTCTGCTGGAGGTTCCTTATTCTCTCTCTGAACTGGGATTCATCTATTTTGCCAGAGAGCTTGTCTTCGAGCAGCTGCCTTGACTCCCTGTATACCTGCTCTATCTTTCCATCTTCTGCGACAAGCCTGTCCACTGCCTGCCTGTAACTCTTATCCTTCCTTGCCTGTTCCCTCAGGATGTTTATCTTGGCATTCAACCTGTTTCTAGCTTCCTCGTACTGTTTCCTCTCTTCTGTGAAGTAAGCGTATGGAGCAAATCCTTCACCCCTCTGCCTTATATCATCAAGGAGCCACGTTATCACTTCCTTCTTCTCCTTAATTATCGAATCTACCTGAGCTTCAGGGCCGCCTCTGTTCCTTACTGCGTAAATGCTGAATACAGCAACGACTATTATAAGGACTGCAAAGGCAACTCCAACAACAGGGTCGAGCTGGTAGCCAAACGGAATGTTAACCATAACAACCACAGGAGGTATTGAAGCAACATTCGTGAAGTTGCTCTGCGTCAGGAACTGATATGATGAACCCTTTGGAAGCGACACAAGGACTGAGTAATTTCCATAGAAAGACGGGTATATGAGGGTACCCTTGCTGAGGTTCAGCTGCAGCCCACCCGAGGATCTGGTTATGGCTGAAGATGGTAGGGTGTAATAAATGACGAATGTGGCGTGGTCACGAGGTTCTACAGGTATAGGCTGGCAGCTTGGAGCTGAAGTCGGAGCTTGATAACAGTTGGAGACAGAGAGAGTACCAGATGAGAGAGATATGTACCTCGGCCTTACAACTCCTGCCGAGATCTGGAACTGTCCACTTGCTGGGCTGGTTAACGAGACAGAGGTGAGTGCTGTCAAGTCGTTGTTCAATATGGTCACGTAATCCTGAACGTTCAGTTGTCCGTTCTGGCCAAGAGTTATTATCCTGACTATTCTATCAACTCTGTAGATAGCAAAGGAGGAAGTAGATGCAGAACTTGGTGAGAAGGATATGTTGACCGTTGACGGAAATATGTTGCTCGCATTTCTGTAGACGTAAAAGTAAAGATTTGTGGCTAATTGAGAATAAACCGAGTTGTTGATGTTGGGTATGCTCATTACTGTAACAGATGATGGCAGGCCTATTGTTGATGTTGCATTATAGACATACCCTCCTGTCAAGCTTACTTTTGGTATGGATGGAGTTGCAAAGTAATATGTTGGAGAGGTTCCTGGCGAAGGTGCTGTTTCGCTAACCATCCCCCACAGTCTTAGGCCTAAGGTTATCAACATGCCTTGGCCTGGTTGAATGGACGGCAGATTACCGGTGAAGTAGAGTGTGTTGTTGCGGACTGATTCCGTCAGCGTTATCCCAGAGCTGTTGAAACTGAGCAGATGGGTGGCATAATAACTGGGGAACGAGACTGACAGAGGCTCGGGTTGAGTCGCGGTACTGCCAGTGTTGTTGACCTGAATTGAGGCAAGCACAGAGACATAGCTGAAGGAGTTTAAGTAGCTCTGACTATCTACCCTATATATGAGCCCTCTGGGGAGGGTTATGTTTGATGCTGTGGAGTTTGAGCTGAGGGGTAAGTAGAGCTGACTGCCAGTCTGAGAAGAATTCAGATTTTCTGACTGTGCAACTGCAATCGGAAACAAGAGCGAAGCGAAAGAGGCAAGGAGAAAAGTGAATATGACTAGATAGATAACAAAGGTCTTCAAACGGCTCGCCTCATCTGCGCGAAAATTGACAGTTATAGACATTTTGCGACCTGCAAGCTGAGAAACAAGTGGTATATGACTACTGCTTTTTTGCACACCTCTGCTTATAACCATGGTAAATCCTTTTATCTCTGTTAAATCTTCGCACCTCGGTCTGTATTGGTTCTCGTTAGAGACCTGATGAGGAAAAAGGTATTCACGCTCAGTAAGGATAAGAGCGTAAAGGATGCAGCGAAATTGATGCAGAAGAACGACGTTTCTTCTGTGCTTGTAGAATCTGGGGATGTAATAGTTGGCATAGTTACTGAAAGAGATATAGTCAGAAAGATAGTAGCTGAAGGGTTCGACCCTTCAAAGGTGTTGCTTCAAGACATAATGACTTCGCCTTTGATAGTTGTATCGCCTGATGCAACCATAGAAGATGCATCAAGGCTGATGGTCACCTTCGGGGTCAGGAGGTTGCCTGTTATGCAGGATAGAGTCCTTGTGGGGATAATCAGCGCGAGCGATATCGCTGCTCATCTTGCCAGAGAAAAGAAGTATGAAGATAACATACTCAACGCTGTCGCTAGGGTCAGTAAGGAAGAACTTCCTCCATCTTACGGCTGAAACGAATCTAAAAGGATAAATCTGCAGTTCTTAAAGGGAGAGAGATGATGTTCACTACATCTGTTGTCGGTAGCTTTCCAAGGCCTAGGTTCCTTATAGAGGCTTTCGACAAGTTTGGAAGAAAAGAGATATCGAAGGAAGAATATGAAGAAGCGGTGCAGGATGCGATTAAGCTTACTGTCAAGGAAGAGGAGCTTGCTGGGCTCGATGTTATAACAGATGGTGAGATGAGACGTTCAAGTTTTGTATCTTTCGTAGGGCAGAAACTTCCCGGGTTCAAGCTTGTACATATCACAGAGCTGAAGAAGGACGCGAAAGAAATAATGAAAAGAGAAAAGGCTCAACTCACACTCTGGAGGGCTGTGGCTGAGGGTAGGCTTGGAGATGCTGTCCTGGCTGAAGATGAGCTAAGGTTTACCAAGAGCATAACGTCAAAGGATGTCAAGATAACGCTGCCTAGCCCGTATCTTGTTATGTGGGAGACTTGGCATAAGGGTATATCAGACAGATATTACAAGGAGCCTGAAGACCTTGCTGAAGATTATGCAAAGATACTTAGAAAGGAAGTGCTCAGACTGAAGGAAGGAGGAGCGGCTTTTATTCAACTTGATGAACCGATGCTAGGAGATTTGGTTGAAGCTTCACAGGACAAGCCTGATAGGTACAGAAAGGTTGTCGAGCTGATACATGGCCAGAAATACAGGGGATTCAAGGAAGAAGTGAAGCTTGCATGCAGTCTGGTAAACCAGGTTGTGAAGGGGATAGCTGGGGTCAGGCTGGGGGTTCACCTTGACCGATGGCCGAACAAAGATTCACCTTTCTACAACACGGGTTACGAAAAGCTGTTTCCTGAGTTGCTGGAGCTCAAGGTGAAGCAGTTCGTTCTCGAATACGCTTCCCCTGGTGCAGGAGACCCGAGCAAGGTTGCTGCTGAACTTCCGTCTGATATAGAAATGGGTCTTGGAGTCGTGAAGGTCAGGGATAATACCGTAGAGGACCCAAAGCAGATAGCTGAAATGGCCGAAAAGGTTGCAAAGATAATAGGAGGGGAGAGGGTCTGGCTTAACCCAGATTGTGGGTTTGCCCCTGGCATGTACAGAGGTTTTCCAAGAGCAGTTGCATTCGCGAAGATTAGAGCTATGGTGAAGGCTGCGGAGATGCTCAGGAAGAAGCATTCTTGAGCATTTCCAACTTTGACTTGAGCTTTTCCTTATAGATCGACCTGGGCGGAGAGCCTATGCTGCAGAGGTATGTCTGAAACTCAACTCTATCTGCATCCGCTATTTCTCTCTCCATAGCCCTGATCTCCTGGCCTACTACAGCGTAGCAGGTGGCATAGCCTGGAAAATATTCGTGCGCTGGAAAGAGCTGATAGTAGATGGATGCCTTGTGCAAGCCAGTAGTTCTTTCTGCCCAGTGAAGGAATTCTATCATACCCTGTTTCCCAGTATTCAACCTGACATCGCCTATCACCCTGAGAAACCTTATCAGCCTCCATCTTCTCGTTTCAAATTCGTACACATCGCTCAAGAGCGAGAGACCTCCATACTTCTCCGCAATTTTGACTAGTCCTCTCTGCGAATCCGTGTAAGACTTCTCTTCTTCCAGCTTCCTCAATACTTCAAGAAATTCGATTTCTCTGTTGAACGATAGACCCTCGGTGATCGGCCCCTCTAAAGAGTTGTAGAAGAGTTCGATTGACCTGAGTTTTTCGATAAAGTTGGTTGCACTGTTTGAGTGATGAAGGCAATGACCGTACTCTTCATGCACCAGAGTATTTATCAGGTCTGGCAGCGACTTGATAGGGTCTCTTGTCTTATCTGTTGTGACAAAGTAGAGTTGAAACGGTTTGTCAGTAAAGGTGTCGAAGAACCCGGCAGCTGCTGATGGTATGGTGCCAGTAAGATATTTTGGCGTCTCTATTACCCTAGTATCGTATCTCGGGTTTATTCTGGCCAGGTTCTCGTTCACAAACCTCATAACAACATCCCTGACAGTCTTTGTTACATCAACAACCTCTTCAGGTCTTATGTGAAGTTTTGAATTGATTGCCTGTGAGATTGCATCATAATCTTCTGAGCAATCCAGCTTCTTCGCAAGTACGGGCATCAGTCTTCTTATTTCTCTGAGTTCGTTATTCAGCCAGCCCAATGCCTTTTCTTCGAGTTCGTCAGAGGTTTCGCTGTAGTCGTAGGCTCTCTTCAGGGCTCTGTCATAGACCGCTTTCCTGCCCAGGTCAAACCCGTATTTCTCAAATATGGAATAGACCCTCTCGAACTCTCCGTGACCAAAATCATCAACATCGAAGAGGCTTACGAAGCTTTTGACTTCAGATGCTAGCGTTGAGCACAGATTTCTGAGCGTGCTGTCTTCTGTTGAAGCAGAGACTACGTCGAGGATACCCAGTATGCCGTCAAGCCTGTACAGAGTTAAGACCTTAACCCCTATCGGAACTTCCTTGTCTGCATATTTCTCTTTTGTAACTCTCACAGCTTCGATGCTACCGTTCAGCAGGCTTTTCATGTGATTGGGTACTATTCCCTCCTTAACCATGTGGTTGAAGATTGAACCCAGCACTTGCTCCAGAATCATCTGCGGCTCGTCAAATTCGAGCTCTTCGAGTATCGCGTCAAGCACTTTTAGCTGCATCTGATCAGAAGTTTTTTCCTTCAGCTGCTTTGCCTTTATTATAACAGTGTTCAAGTTGTCGCCACTAGGGATAAAAAAGACCCCAGCTTCACTGT encodes:
- a CDS encoding Lrp/AsnC family transcriptional regulator codes for the protein MPVKETVDETDISILKEYLIDSRQSFHKIAEKLGLAVGTVRARTKWLESKGIIKAYTVILDHEKLGYVLTAVTEVTVSKGKLLETEQQIAQWEQVCAVYDITGSTDVMVIAKFKSREELSNFTKKILSLPNVERTNTHVVLNSPKEDFRLI
- a CDS encoding aldehyde dehydrogenase family protein yields the protein MTFKSEATYITLKERGKEEEFHTRYEEALSEFEKTLGQHLPLYIGGKEVKALKEYAKKSPIDSRLVVRYIQLAESQDVESAVKAAKDSFEDWSSMSYRKRADIMQKAADIMSKRKYELAAAMTLDNGKNRYEAVGDVDEAIDYLRYYSEEIVRNNGYEREIKGVLPGERVRSVMKPYGVWGVISPFNFPLAITCGMTTGALVTGNTVVLKPATDSPLLAFYLYDILSEAGLPDGVLNVITGSGASAGQPIIEHKDVMGIAFTGSYAVGAKGYLDFSAKGPKPFIAEMGGKNAAIVTDKANLDKAAEGVARGAFGFSGQKCSATSRLIVFRSVKEKMLEKLLKFTSGLRLGDPRKKETFLGPVINEAAFMKYSRAVEDAKKDGRILTGGAREEKGDEVMPYGYYVRPTIVDSLPPSHRLNYEELFVPFLTVITVDNLQQALEVANSVEYGLTGAIFSEDEKEVSYFFDHIQAGVVYANRVVGATTGAMVGVQPFVGWKHSGSTGKGAGGQFYLPQFLREQAQSTYQ
- the glnA gene encoding type I glutamate--ammonia ligase is translated as MQFRMTASQVIDEIKAKGIQYVDMQMVDVPGKLNHVTIPAYQIAEEDMHEGFDKVDGSSLRGFTDIQDSDMIIKPDPNTFAMIPWSDPSRPMARMIGDIYLNLGRGRFSRDPRSISQKAEAYLKQKGFSFSLWGPEVEFFVFDSLTFDVLQPYKGQSYSINSKEAAWSSEGAYPIRFKEGYYPATPQDTLLDYRNEVSSLLFEHFHLPVEAHHHEVATAGQVEINIRRDTLTNTADGVSTLKYVAKNVAVRHGKVATMMPKPLAMDNGSGMHIHVSLWSEDDPAGQELLQQMNLFYDPDDEYAEISQLARYFVGGLLEHSRSLCSIVAPTVNSYRRLVPGFEAPTYVAWSRGNRSAIVRVPVYKRGNPEAKRIEFRAPDPSCNPYLAFSAVLMAGIDGIQKKIDCGSPVDENIYHLSEERRREMGVKELPGSLMEAIQELKSDREYLKPVFTDDLIDVIVERAISESKQVQMRPHPYEFYLYSDS
- a CDS encoding cobalamin-independent methionine synthase II family protein — encoded protein: MFTTSVVGSFPRPRFLIEAFDKFGRKEISKEEYEEAVQDAIKLTVKEEELAGLDVITDGEMRRSSFVSFVGQKLPGFKLVHITELKKDAKEIMKREKAQLTLWRAVAEGRLGDAVLAEDELRFTKSITSKDVKITLPSPYLVMWETWHKGISDRYYKEPEDLAEDYAKILRKEVLRLKEGGAAFIQLDEPMLGDLVEASQDKPDRYRKVVELIHGQKYRGFKEEVKLACSLVNQVVKGIAGVRLGVHLDRWPNKDSPFYNTGYEKLFPELLELKVKQFVLEYASPGAGDPSKVAAELPSDIEMGLGVVKVRDNTVEDPKQIAEMAEKVAKIIGGERVWLNPDCGFAPGMYRGFPRAVAFAKIRAMVKAAEMLRKKHS
- a CDS encoding CBS domain-containing protein — protein: MVLVRDLMRKKVFTLSKDKSVKDAAKLMQKNDVSSVLVESGDVIVGIVTERDIVRKIVAEGFDPSKVLLQDIMTSPLIVVSPDATIEDASRLMVTFGVRRLPVMQDRVLVGIISASDIAAHLAREKKYEDNILNAVARVSKEELPPSYG